One Streptomyces fagopyri DNA window includes the following coding sequences:
- a CDS encoding methylated-DNA--[protein]-cysteine S-methyltransferase: MTVWTTIDSPLGELLLVGEESATARGGTALVSLSMPGQKSGAVVRDGWTRDDGAFADIAAQLNSYFEGGLTDFAVEYAGGAGTDFQRRVWKAVDSVPYGTTVSYGEIASRIGASRAAVRAVGTAIGANPVLVVRPCHRVIGAGGALAGYAAGLERKRRLLDLEDARPSG, translated from the coding sequence ATGACGGTCTGGACGACCATCGACAGCCCCTTGGGCGAGCTGCTTCTCGTGGGCGAGGAGTCGGCGACCGCCCGGGGCGGCACGGCGCTCGTGTCGCTCTCCATGCCCGGCCAGAAGTCCGGCGCCGTCGTACGGGACGGCTGGACACGGGACGACGGCGCGTTCGCGGACATCGCCGCACAGCTGAACTCCTACTTCGAGGGCGGGCTGACCGACTTCGCCGTCGAGTACGCCGGCGGGGCGGGCACCGATTTCCAGCGGCGGGTGTGGAAGGCCGTCGACAGCGTCCCGTACGGCACGACGGTCAGCTACGGCGAGATCGCCTCACGGATCGGGGCGTCACGCGCGGCCGTGCGCGCCGTGGGCACCGCCATCGGCGCGAACCCCGTGCTCGTCGTGCGCCCCTGCCATCGCGTGATCGGCGCCGGCGGCGCGCTCGCCGGGTACGCCGCGGGTCTGGAGCGCAAGCGGCGGCTCCTGGACCTGGAGGACGCCCGGCCGTCCGGATGA
- a CDS encoding alpha/beta fold hydrolase has protein sequence MPKSSAADRTHRLVSSPAGRTHLVEQGTGPLVLLVHGFPESWYSWRHQLTALAAAGYRAVALDVRGYGRSSGPDGVAAYRILELVEDCAAVVHALGERSATVVGHDWGSTVAATSALVRPDVFRAVGLLSVPYTPRGGPRPSDVFARMGGPDEFYVSYFQRPGRAEAEIEPDVRGWLGGFYAALSGDTMPSAGAPDPHFVSPGKTLRERFPTGPLPHWLDASTLDVYAQEFERTGTSGALNRYRNMDRDWEDLAGHDGAPVTQPSLFIGGALDASTTWLADAIAAFPMTLPGLVSSHILEDCGHWIQQERPEDVNRILIDWLAALPA, from the coding sequence GTGCCGAAGTCGTCCGCAGCAGACCGCACCCACCGTCTGGTGTCCTCGCCGGCCGGCCGGACCCATCTGGTGGAGCAGGGAACCGGTCCGTTGGTCCTGCTGGTGCACGGGTTTCCAGAGTCCTGGTACTCCTGGCGGCACCAGCTGACGGCGCTCGCCGCGGCCGGATACCGGGCGGTCGCCCTCGACGTCCGCGGTTACGGCCGCTCCTCCGGGCCGGACGGCGTGGCCGCGTACCGGATCCTGGAGCTGGTGGAGGACTGCGCCGCCGTGGTGCACGCCCTCGGTGAGCGGTCCGCGACCGTCGTCGGGCACGACTGGGGATCGACCGTCGCCGCCACCTCCGCGCTGGTCCGGCCCGACGTGTTCCGCGCGGTCGGGCTGCTCAGCGTGCCCTACACCCCGCGCGGCGGCCCGCGCCCCAGTGACGTCTTCGCCCGGATGGGCGGCCCCGACGAGTTCTACGTCTCCTACTTCCAGCGGCCCGGCCGGGCCGAGGCCGAGATCGAGCCCGACGTCCGCGGCTGGCTCGGGGGCTTCTACGCGGCGCTGTCCGGCGACACCATGCCCTCCGCCGGCGCACCGGACCCGCACTTCGTCAGCCCCGGCAAAACCCTGCGCGAACGGTTTCCCACCGGACCTCTCCCCCACTGGCTCGACGCGTCCACCCTCGACGTCTACGCGCAGGAGTTCGAGCGGACCGGGACGAGCGGCGCGCTCAACCGCTACCGGAACATGGACCGCGACTGGGAGGATCTGGCCGGCCATGACGGCGCGCCCGTCACGCAGCCCTCGCTGTTCATCGGTGGCGCCCTCGACGCGTCCACGACCTGGCTGGCCGACGCGATCGCGGCGTTCCCCATGACCCTGCCCGGCCTGGTCTCGTCCCACATCCTGGAGGACTGCGGCCACTGGATCCAGCAGGAGCGGCCCGAAGACGTCAACCGCATCCTGATCGACTGGCTCGCCGCGCTGCCCGCCTGA
- a CDS encoding peptidoglycan-binding protein, translating to MSTPPEPGQPAGRRAIEPTHVQRRRRTEALAELIEEVRRQQYGSDPDGDYETVAVPATSAKALSPAAGEETEELPPVPGGEPSVPGGEDYTRDAGPAGVAPGPAGAASGPARRNGRARRNGRAPVLLRGSGARSPWRGPTGPGRRPTHGQDHAPGRGHADGAGRRRAAIALGVIAAALAGFALALLVPGDQDGRARAGQPGTGPAVTAAAPAPPGPADPDGAGTLREGDSGPEVTALQRRLLRVPDVYAGGSTDGGYDATLTAAVARFQLWYGVRGDETGVYGDDTRAALESRTTP from the coding sequence GTGTCGACACCGCCCGAACCGGGGCAGCCAGCGGGGCGACGGGCCATCGAGCCCACCCATGTGCAGCGGCGCCGCCGGACCGAGGCACTGGCGGAGCTCATCGAGGAGGTGCGCCGGCAGCAGTACGGATCCGATCCGGACGGCGACTACGAGACGGTCGCCGTGCCCGCCACCTCGGCGAAGGCCCTTTCGCCGGCCGCCGGGGAGGAGACGGAGGAACTGCCGCCCGTACCGGGGGGCGAGCCCTCCGTACCGGGAGGCGAGGACTACACCCGCGACGCCGGACCCGCGGGCGTCGCCCCAGGACCCGCGGGCGCCGCGTCCGGGCCCGCTCGTCGGAACGGCCGCGCTCGTCGGAACGGCCGCGCACCCGTCCTCTTACGCGGGAGCGGGGCCAGGTCCCCGTGGAGAGGGCCGACCGGGCCGGGACGGCGGCCCACGCACGGACAGGACCACGCACCCGGACGCGGCCACGCCGACGGTGCCGGCCGGCGCCGGGCCGCCATCGCGCTCGGCGTGATCGCGGCGGCCCTGGCCGGTTTCGCCCTCGCCCTCCTGGTGCCAGGCGACCAGGACGGCCGCGCACGGGCCGGACAGCCCGGAACCGGCCCCGCCGTGACAGCCGCCGCCCCGGCGCCGCCGGGACCCGCCGACCCGGACGGCGCGGGCACCCTCCGCGAGGGGGACAGCGGCCCGGAAGTGACCGCACTGCAACGACGGCTGCTGCGCGTCCCGGACGTGTACGCGGGCGGCTCCACCGACGGCGGCTACGACGCCACGCTCACCGCGGCCGTCGCCCGCTTCCAGCTCTGGTACGGCGTCCGGGGTGACGAGACCGGCGTCTACGGCGACGACACGCGCGCCGCCCTGGAATCGCGTACGACTCCGTAG
- a CDS encoding SpoIIE family protein phosphatase, with the protein MSEEREASTRRRFDVADAAPLLLDAHLTVTGWTADAERLLGHRAAEVVGHHVVDLLLPDDAARVTERAERCRGVGGWAGLLSVRHRDGHAVRMMVRAVPVREDGTPTRWVVLLSDLGDGPGWDMSRSVLERMNAGSPVGIAIVDTELRFVWSNTALEQFGGGPPQRRLGRRLADVQPGLDAEVLEARMRQVLRSGEPVVGFEHVGRVRSAPHRETAHSLSFVRLDDDHGHPIGVYYTVVDVTERYRARRRLALLDRAGEHIGRSLDVLRTAQELADVAVPGLADFATVDLLDSVLKGAEPAAGPPDDTDAVPLRRAGQQSTRAGVPETTVPVGAVATYQTGSPPIRCLAEGRSWREQRLDPTAEEWATAGEGRQAAHFFDLGLSSVMIVPIRARGVTLGITTFFRRRRHDPFDEEDLTLAEEFVGRAALCVDNARRYTRERDAALVLQRNLLPHRFPEQNAVEVSACYRPADELTGLAGDWFDVIPLSGARVALVVGEVTGHGIDGAAAMGRLRAAVQTLADLDLPPEEVLAHLDDLVSRAAREEGSGADTLTSGMQAVGASCLYAVYDPVSGRCTMAGAGHPAPAIVTPDGTVSFADLPRGPALGVGGLPFESAEFTLAEGSLLGLHTDGLIATPRTGRDPEAGRERLRRALEGYRGSLDTLCRTIVDDLVPTRPYDDVALLMARTRRLGTEQVATWDLPGDPAMVAEARRASTEQLRVWGLESLAFTTELVVSELVTNAIRHAPGPVRLRLISEDALICEVSDAGATAPHLRHPKTTDEGGRGLFLISQFTQRWGTRYTPDGKIIWAEQSLTEPPV; encoded by the coding sequence GTGAGCGAGGAACGAGAGGCGTCGACCCGTCGGCGCTTCGACGTGGCGGACGCCGCGCCACTTCTGCTCGACGCCCATTTGACCGTGACCGGCTGGACGGCGGACGCCGAGCGGCTGCTGGGACACCGGGCCGCCGAGGTGGTGGGCCATCACGTCGTGGACCTGTTGCTCCCGGACGACGCGGCCAGGGTCACGGAGCGCGCCGAGCGGTGCCGCGGCGTCGGCGGCTGGGCCGGGCTGCTGTCCGTGCGGCACCGGGACGGCCACGCGGTCCGGATGATGGTGCGGGCCGTCCCGGTGCGCGAGGACGGCACGCCGACGCGCTGGGTGGTACTGCTCTCCGACCTCGGCGACGGCCCCGGCTGGGACATGAGCCGGTCCGTGCTGGAGCGCATGAACGCGGGATCGCCGGTGGGCATCGCGATCGTGGACACCGAGCTGCGGTTCGTGTGGTCGAACACCGCCCTGGAGCAGTTCGGGGGCGGTCCGCCGCAGCGACGGCTCGGGCGCAGACTCGCCGATGTGCAGCCTGGGCTCGACGCCGAGGTCCTGGAGGCGAGGATGCGCCAGGTGCTGCGGAGCGGTGAGCCGGTGGTCGGGTTCGAGCACGTGGGCCGCGTACGGTCCGCGCCCCATCGCGAGACCGCGCACTCCTTGTCCTTCGTCCGGCTCGACGACGACCACGGCCATCCGATCGGCGTGTACTACACGGTCGTCGACGTCACCGAGCGCTACCGTGCCCGTCGGCGGCTGGCGCTGCTGGACCGGGCCGGGGAGCACATCGGCCGCAGTCTCGACGTCCTGCGGACCGCTCAGGAACTGGCCGACGTGGCCGTGCCGGGCCTGGCCGACTTCGCCACCGTGGACCTGCTGGATTCCGTGCTCAAGGGAGCCGAACCGGCCGCCGGCCCGCCGGACGACACCGACGCCGTACCGCTGCGGCGCGCGGGCCAGCAGTCGACCCGGGCCGGGGTGCCCGAAACCACCGTGCCCGTCGGCGCGGTCGCCACGTACCAGACGGGCTCTCCCCCGATCAGGTGCCTGGCGGAGGGACGGTCGTGGCGCGAGCAGCGGCTCGATCCGACCGCCGAGGAGTGGGCCACCGCCGGCGAGGGGAGACAGGCCGCCCACTTCTTCGATCTCGGGCTGAGCAGCGTCATGATCGTGCCCATCCGGGCACGGGGCGTCACGCTGGGCATCACCACGTTCTTCCGGCGCCGGCGCCATGATCCCTTCGACGAGGAGGACCTGACGCTGGCGGAGGAGTTCGTGGGCCGGGCCGCCCTGTGCGTCGACAACGCCCGCCGCTACACCCGCGAACGCGACGCCGCACTCGTCCTGCAGCGCAATCTGCTGCCGCACCGCTTCCCCGAGCAGAACGCCGTGGAGGTCTCCGCCTGCTACCGGCCCGCGGACGAGCTGACGGGGCTGGCCGGTGACTGGTTCGACGTGATTCCGCTGTCCGGGGCCCGGGTGGCCCTGGTCGTGGGCGAGGTGACCGGTCACGGCATCGACGGTGCCGCCGCCATGGGACGGCTGCGGGCCGCCGTACAGACGCTCGCCGATCTGGACCTGCCGCCCGAGGAGGTGCTCGCGCATCTGGACGACCTGGTCAGCCGGGCCGCCCGGGAGGAGGGCAGCGGGGCGGACACGCTCACCAGCGGTATGCAGGCCGTCGGCGCCAGCTGTCTCTACGCCGTGTACGACCCGGTGAGCGGGCGGTGCACCATGGCGGGCGCGGGACATCCGGCACCCGCGATCGTCACCCCCGACGGCACGGTCTCGTTCGCCGACCTGCCTCGCGGTCCCGCGCTGGGTGTGGGCGGACTGCCTTTCGAATCAGCCGAGTTCACCCTGGCGGAGGGCAGCCTGCTCGGTCTTCACACGGACGGGCTCATCGCCACGCCCCGCACCGGCCGGGACCCGGAAGCGGGCCGGGAGCGTCTGCGGCGCGCGCTGGAGGGATACCGGGGATCGCTCGACACGCTGTGCCGGACCATCGTGGACGATCTTGTGCCGACCCGCCCCTACGACGACGTGGCGCTGCTGATGGCGCGCACCCGCCGGCTGGGGACCGAGCAGGTCGCGACCTGGGACCTGCCCGGCGATCCGGCGATGGTCGCCGAGGCCCGCAGGGCCTCCACCGAGCAGCTCAGGGTGTGGGGTCTGGAGTCGCTGGCCTTCACCACCGAGCTGGTGGTGAGCGAGCTCGTCACCAACGCCATCCGGCACGCTCCGGGTCCGGTCCGGCTGCGTCTGATCTCCGAGGACGCCCTGATCTGCGAGGTCTCCGACGCGGGTGCCACCGCTCCGCATCTGCGCCATCCGAAGACGACCGACGAGGGCGGCCGCGGACTGTTCCTGATCTCCCAGTTCACCCAGCGGTGGGGCACGCGCTACACCCCCGACGGCAAGATCATCTGGGCCGAGCAGTCCCTGACGGAGCCACCGGTGTGA
- a CDS encoding DUF6445 family protein, with protein sequence MSPHPPRTPALPVLPYRKPTRDRDYWVLDDVLPDVEAVRARCLAKDDWVKGHPYTSESWPGLRTMPGLEPDELARVERLVKKATGARELWQQATASGATLNHNCVQVVGKDEGEPRPHTDSRALCRYAAVLYLNPAVPKDCGTSFYRQNLPGGRLGGNVVAAPHNNLVEALGTRFVPPDSFVEDVRVPHRHNRLLLYNANLMHSATGYAGTTIEDKRMTAVFFWMA encoded by the coding sequence ATGTCCCCACACCCCCCACGGACTCCCGCCCTCCCTGTTCTCCCTTATCGGAAACCGACCCGCGACCGGGACTACTGGGTCCTCGACGACGTCCTCCCCGACGTGGAAGCCGTCCGCGCCCGCTGCCTCGCCAAGGACGACTGGGTCAAGGGTCACCCGTACACCTCGGAGAGCTGGCCGGGTCTGCGGACGATGCCCGGACTCGAACCGGACGAACTCGCCCGTGTGGAGAGGCTGGTGAAGAAGGCCACCGGAGCGCGGGAGCTGTGGCAGCAGGCGACGGCCTCCGGGGCCACCCTCAACCACAACTGCGTCCAGGTGGTCGGCAAGGACGAGGGCGAGCCGCGCCCGCACACCGACTCCCGGGCCCTGTGCCGGTACGCCGCGGTGCTGTATCTCAACCCGGCGGTGCCCAAGGACTGCGGGACGAGTTTCTACCGGCAGAACCTGCCCGGCGGCCGTCTCGGCGGCAACGTGGTGGCGGCGCCGCACAACAACCTCGTCGAGGCGCTGGGGACGCGCTTCGTACCGCCGGACTCGTTCGTCGAGGACGTCCGGGTGCCGCATCGCCACAACCGGCTGCTGCTCTACAACGCCAACCTGATGCACAGCGCCACCGGTTACGCGGGCACCACCATCGAGGACAAGCGGATGACCGCGGTGTTCTTCTGGATGGCGTGA
- a CDS encoding luciferase domain-containing protein yields MTLALRAMTQLAAWPDLSEARPSCGTGRALRSARDEIVHFHSDHEADLHLTARAIRRYEDHLRGATAVRMVPGSRWVTIRLDVDADIHLLLTLVSVALQSHQAWPAAGDTAPAECNEHRGASLPRTILSGS; encoded by the coding sequence ATGACGTTGGCCTTGCGTGCCATGACGCAACTGGCGGCCTGGCCGGACCTCTCGGAGGCCCGGCCCAGCTGCGGCACGGGGCGGGCACTGCGCTCGGCCCGGGACGAGATCGTGCACTTCCACTCCGATCACGAGGCCGATCTGCATCTGACGGCCCGGGCCATCCGCCGCTACGAGGATCACCTCAGGGGCGCCACGGCGGTCCGGATGGTCCCCGGTTCACGCTGGGTGACCATACGGCTCGATGTCGACGCCGACATCCATCTGCTCCTGACCCTGGTGAGCGTCGCGCTCCAGTCCCACCAGGCGTGGCCCGCCGCCGGTGACACGGCACCGGCCGAGTGCAACGAACACCGCGGCGCGTCGCTGCCGCGCACGATCCTCAGCGGCAGCTGA
- a CDS encoding aldo/keto reductase, producing MPLDHYVTLGRSGLRVSPFALGAMTFGEDPGGAGCGVEESERILAAYLDRGGNFIDTANFYTNGHSEKILGDFLAARPGQRERVVLASKFFTNLFPGDPNGGGAGRGSIIAQLDESLRRLRTDHLDLYWLHNWDRHTPIEETLRTLDDLVTAGKIRYIGFSNTPAWVTAQAQTTALLKGWSPLIALQVEYSLLARTVEGELAPLALDQGMALVPWSPLKNGFLSGKYRRDTQVTDSARTAFVGGPGEDEYLVIDAVAAVADELGTTSAAVSLAWLRAREGTVVPILGARRVEHLENNLAGLEVTLTPEQLRRLDEVSAPDLDYPAPMHGALRSMLQFAGTTVDGHTSTVYPPLVQSDVRY from the coding sequence ATGCCACTCGACCACTACGTCACCCTCGGCCGGTCCGGGCTGCGGGTCAGCCCGTTCGCCCTCGGCGCGATGACCTTCGGAGAGGATCCCGGGGGCGCCGGATGCGGCGTCGAGGAGTCCGAGAGGATCCTCGCGGCCTATCTCGACCGCGGCGGGAACTTCATCGACACGGCGAACTTCTACACCAACGGCCACTCGGAGAAGATCCTCGGCGACTTCCTCGCCGCGCGCCCCGGACAGCGCGAGCGCGTCGTGCTGGCGTCGAAGTTCTTCACCAACCTCTTCCCCGGCGATCCCAACGGGGGCGGCGCGGGCCGCGGGTCGATCATCGCCCAGCTCGACGAGAGCCTTCGCCGGCTGCGCACCGACCATCTCGACCTGTACTGGCTGCACAACTGGGACCGGCACACCCCGATCGAGGAGACGCTGCGCACCCTCGACGACCTGGTGACCGCCGGCAAGATCCGCTACATCGGCTTCTCCAACACCCCTGCCTGGGTCACCGCCCAGGCCCAGACGACGGCGCTGCTGAAGGGCTGGAGCCCGCTGATCGCCTTGCAGGTCGAGTACTCGCTGCTGGCCCGCACCGTCGAGGGTGAACTGGCGCCGCTCGCACTCGACCAGGGCATGGCGCTGGTGCCGTGGAGCCCGCTCAAGAACGGCTTCCTGTCCGGCAAGTACCGGCGGGACACCCAGGTCACCGACTCCGCGCGCACGGCCTTCGTCGGCGGCCCCGGCGAGGACGAGTACCTCGTCATCGACGCGGTGGCCGCGGTCGCCGACGAGCTCGGCACCACTTCGGCGGCGGTGTCGCTGGCCTGGCTGCGGGCCCGCGAGGGCACCGTCGTACCCATTCTGGGCGCCCGGCGTGTCGAGCATCTGGAGAACAACCTCGCCGGCCTGGAGGTGACCCTCACCCCCGAACAGCTCCGCCGGCTGGACGAGGTGTCGGCTCCCGACCTGGACTATCCGGCACCGATGCACGGCGCCCTGCGGTCGATGCTTCAGTTCGCGGGCACCACCGTCGACGGTCACACCTCCACCGTGTACCCGCCGCTCGTCCAGAGCGACGTCCGCTACTGA
- a CDS encoding acyltransferase family protein, translating to MATDQVLTGPAPAGESGAAAEPRRPRPARLPSLTGLRFPAALAVFAHHAFLPIPPLRLLADDRTEYRLADWFGQSGGLGVAFFFVLSGFVLTWSARDSDTTTAFWRRRFVKIYPIYVVAWALAMLLFAGSYTSTRVAVANLFMVQVWVPSYFTNFSVDSPSWSLAVEAVFYLCFPLLLHVFRRIDPRRLKYWIAGAIAAVVATPALAYALFPKTPPVPSGQVLSVSQYWFAYVLPPVRMADFALGILVALAVRHGRWRNIGMVWSSLLLAGGYWLTFHVPYLYGQRATMILPIVLLIAATATADIEGRFTLFRNRAMVRLGEISFAFYLLHYTALSTLRKTLGTQHMYSSTAGFAMLFGTAAVTVLLSWVLYSTVEAPLMRRFSRSRRSKAG from the coding sequence ATGGCCACTGATCAAGTTCTGACCGGCCCCGCGCCGGCCGGTGAGAGCGGCGCGGCCGCCGAGCCGAGACGCCCCCGCCCCGCACGTCTGCCGTCCCTCACCGGCCTGCGGTTCCCCGCCGCGCTCGCCGTGTTCGCCCACCACGCCTTCCTTCCGATACCCCCACTGCGGCTGCTGGCCGACGACCGCACCGAGTACCGTCTGGCCGACTGGTTCGGGCAGTCCGGCGGCCTCGGAGTGGCGTTCTTCTTCGTGCTCAGCGGGTTCGTACTGACCTGGTCGGCGCGGGACAGTGACACCACGACGGCGTTCTGGCGGCGCCGGTTCGTCAAGATCTACCCGATCTACGTGGTCGCCTGGGCCCTCGCCATGCTGCTGTTCGCCGGTTCCTACACCTCCACCCGCGTCGCCGTCGCCAACCTCTTCATGGTGCAGGTGTGGGTGCCCAGCTACTTCACCAACTTCAGCGTGGACTCGCCGAGTTGGTCGCTGGCGGTGGAAGCCGTCTTCTATCTGTGCTTCCCGCTGCTGCTGCACGTGTTCCGGCGTATCGACCCCCGTCGCCTCAAGTACTGGATCGCCGGGGCGATCGCCGCGGTGGTGGCCACCCCCGCGCTGGCGTACGCCCTGTTCCCGAAGACCCCGCCGGTGCCCAGCGGCCAGGTCCTCTCGGTCTCGCAGTACTGGTTCGCCTACGTGCTGCCCCCGGTCCGGATGGCCGACTTCGCCCTCGGCATCCTGGTGGCGCTCGCGGTGCGGCACGGGCGCTGGCGCAACATCGGCATGGTCTGGTCGAGCCTGCTGCTGGCCGGCGGATACTGGCTGACCTTCCACGTGCCCTACCTCTACGGACAGCGCGCCACGATGATCCTGCCGATCGTGCTGCTGATCGCGGCCACGGCGACCGCGGACATCGAGGGGCGCTTCACCCTGTTCCGCAATCGCGCGATGGTCCGGCTCGGCGAGATCTCCTTCGCCTTCTACCTGTTGCACTACACGGCGCTGTCCACGCTGCGCAAGACGCTCGGCACGCAGCACATGTACTCCAGCACGGCGGGCTTCGCCATGCTGTTCGGCACCGCCGCCGTCACGGTGCTGCTGTCGTGGGTGCTCTACTCCACGGTCGAGGCTCCGCTCATGCGCCGGTTCAGCCGGTCGCGCCGCTCGAAGGCCGGCTGA
- a CDS encoding tetratricopeptide repeat protein, which produces MDVDDAVVRALGTVANWFLLAFAALIALGVVRNVSALVHRVRARGRVLPLILLPEHPVEEGETAAPSAHLTAHLAAHLTEHQRDSILAPGSPSAATAVSRPQTSTPAQGWVESLIRVALASPPGYAVHLHELEPHGAVRRVSVRILRVPKNRIVAARVVAEEDEESLVEKVAVYCIVQVRNQPEMLRRIPRWERWGEDERAFTHYRKGVHEQRVHAQARADDASAGVDYGTALLSYSQAVKFAPGNLLIRHGEAALIELMHAHHPGNYQRAIATYQRCTELWPEHIETAYRMAIAYSRAARPLLRARDLPPERMTQLEGMARLAREHLADICARLRLRSLLRRWLRNCVPGGRSNSGERRYWGSWLMPLPLPARRSQRRTFLGAIRIALAAHDLTQLHLNGRHGRTSVAADRQQGLVALAFDRVAREVLVGTRVPARGTGVRRLLFHDHTTTGSAHDAHTHSTITHPRATSQHWGPVRKGSTGWMTHYNAACFLALAMTLPDECLPAGYSRVHWQQDCNRSALNQLDRSLRTPDSTLTGDWIAHDPDLDLLWSTESGAAWAEFMNIDIPTASPSPPPLPAPAPPPPDGRPRVPGH; this is translated from the coding sequence ATGGATGTGGACGACGCGGTGGTACGAGCGCTCGGCACGGTGGCGAACTGGTTCCTCCTGGCCTTCGCCGCCCTGATCGCGCTCGGGGTCGTACGCAATGTGTCGGCGCTCGTGCATCGCGTGCGTGCCCGGGGCCGGGTCCTGCCGCTCATCCTGCTGCCCGAGCACCCCGTCGAGGAAGGCGAAACCGCGGCGCCGAGCGCGCACCTGACCGCCCATCTCGCCGCCCACCTGACCGAGCACCAGAGGGACAGCATCCTCGCTCCCGGTAGCCCGTCCGCCGCCACGGCCGTCAGCCGGCCCCAGACCTCCACGCCCGCGCAGGGCTGGGTCGAGTCCCTGATCCGTGTCGCCCTCGCCAGTCCCCCCGGGTACGCCGTCCACCTCCATGAACTGGAACCCCACGGTGCCGTCCGCCGCGTGTCCGTGCGCATCCTGCGGGTGCCGAAGAACCGCATCGTCGCCGCCCGCGTCGTCGCCGAGGAGGACGAGGAGAGCCTCGTCGAGAAGGTCGCCGTCTACTGCATCGTGCAGGTCCGCAACCAGCCGGAGATGCTGCGCAGGATTCCGCGCTGGGAGCGCTGGGGGGAGGACGAACGGGCCTTCACCCACTACCGCAAGGGCGTTCACGAGCAGCGTGTGCACGCGCAGGCGCGAGCCGACGACGCGAGTGCGGGCGTCGACTACGGCACCGCGCTGCTGTCCTACAGTCAGGCCGTCAAGTTCGCGCCGGGAAATCTGCTCATCCGGCACGGTGAGGCGGCGCTCATCGAGCTGATGCACGCCCACCATCCGGGCAACTACCAACGGGCGATCGCCACTTACCAGCGGTGTACCGAGCTGTGGCCGGAACACATAGAGACCGCGTACCGCATGGCCATCGCGTACTCCCGCGCGGCCCGGCCCCTCTTGCGCGCCCGCGACCTCCCGCCCGAGCGGATGACACAACTCGAGGGAATGGCCCGCCTGGCGCGGGAACACCTCGCCGACATCTGCGCGCGACTGCGCCTGCGTTCCCTGCTGCGCCGCTGGCTGCGCAACTGTGTTCCCGGCGGCCGGTCCAACAGCGGTGAGCGCCGCTACTGGGGCTCGTGGCTGATGCCCCTGCCCCTTCCCGCGCGGCGGTCCCAGCGTCGTACGTTCCTGGGCGCGATCCGTATCGCCCTGGCCGCGCACGATCTCACCCAGCTGCATCTCAACGGCCGGCACGGCCGTACGAGTGTGGCGGCCGACCGGCAACAGGGCTTGGTGGCCCTGGCGTTCGACCGCGTGGCCCGGGAAGTGCTCGTCGGCACCCGGGTCCCGGCGCGTGGCACCGGTGTCCGCCGTCTGCTCTTCCACGACCACACCACGACGGGCTCCGCCCACGACGCCCACACCCACAGCACCATCACCCATCCCCGGGCGACCTCGCAGCACTGGGGGCCGGTCCGCAAGGGGTCGACCGGCTGGATGACCCACTACAACGCGGCCTGTTTCCTCGCGCTCGCGATGACGCTGCCCGACGAGTGCCTACCGGCGGGGTACTCGCGCGTCCACTGGCAGCAGGACTGCAACCGGTCCGCCCTCAACCAGCTCGACCGCAGCCTGCGGACGCCCGACAGCACGCTGACGGGAGACTGGATCGCCCACGATCCCGATCTCGACCTGCTGTGGTCCACCGAATCCGGCGCCGCCTGGGCGGAGTTCATGAACATCGACATCCCCACCGCGTCGCCGTCGCCACCGCCGTTGCCGGCGCCCGCCCCGCCCCCACCCGACGGCCGCCCGCGTGTCCCAGGCCATTGA